Within the Deltaproteobacteria bacterium genome, the region GTAGGGGCGGTTCGTCACGGATCCTGAGCCCCGTCGAAGGACGAACCGCCCCTACGTACCAATCCCTTCCTAGTCAGGTCATGTTCTAGAATCGACGCAGTGTAGGAAAGGGGCACGGGTTTGATTTTGTGCATTTCTATTCTTCAACGGACAGTCCATTATCCCAAGCAATCTGTCTGTACCCGCCGAAAGCTCGGCAGACCGCCGATCACCCCAGGCTCATGTTTCTCTCTCCCTCGGTTGGTGGATCATAGCCCACGCATAACAGAGCGTTGCGGTTTCACCCAGCAGTTTCGCCAGTCGTTCGACAAACCGGATTCCGTCGGCATCGTCACGAAAAATGTAACGCCGTTCGATCCCTCGGAAGATGATGTGATGCAACCCTCCCGGCGCATCAATGCGTGCTTTTCGCGGCATGAGGTTTCTGTATCATGGACTATGAAACAAGGAAACGCGCAAATTCAACCCCGTCCCCCTTTTGCCTCACTTTACGCCAACGCACGCCTCTTGGCTCAATCAGGTAGAAATCTGGTTCAGCATTCTGAGTCGTCAGGCCATAAAGGGAGCCAACTTCACCTCTCCTCAAGACGTACGCAACGCCATTGACCGCTTCATCGCCGTTTATAACCGGGACGCCGCGCCTTTCGAATGGCGGAAGCGCTCCGTCCATTCCGTCGGTCTCAAAAAGAAATATAAGGACTTATGCAACTAAGTACTAGTGCGGTTGACTTACGCTTATCAAGCAACATTTTTTATACTTCTTGCCGCTTCCACAAGGACAAGGAGCATTGCGACCAATCTTTCCACCATCCTTTTTCACTTTTTCGATTCTATTCTTTCTGAGAGTCTCAGCCACGGGCCTCAATTTCCTCAGTTCATATTCTCCTAATGACTCTAGCGATAAGAATTTGAAATCGATGCCTTTCATTGCCCCTGTGTTTTCGAAAAAAACTTCCAGAAGCAAGCGATCAGAATCATTGGTTACAAGCATTGCTGCTTTTGTATGTTCCAAAGCAAGCGCCAAATCACGATTCAGAATCCCCTCCTGCCAACTAAATAGAGTAATTCTTGTTTCTCCATATGTGGAAAACGGTTTAGGCTTGCCAGTTAGTCGTTGTGCAGATAAAGAATTGTCAATTTCAGATGTAATAATATCTCGCCAATCCTGCCCATAATTTAGCAACATACTGGCGACTTTGCGTCGGCCCTTAAGATTGGTAGCATTTAGGAAATATATTATTTCTCGGAGACGGGTTGGCATACCTTGTTTAAGTGTGCATAATGTGTTTGAATCATGTAACTTCTGAGCAAAAAACCTATCTATGTCTGAGCGATAGCCATGCCATACGATACGTGCATCGGAATCTAACTCATCGACGTATTGAGTGTACACATTATGCTTCAAATACAAACCCAAGTGATCAAGTTCATCATCTGTCTGAATCAAGATAGATTTAAACGCGCCCATTCTATGCTCGACAAAATGCAAAAATACGAGTGGGTTGTCAAAGATTTCGGAATAAGTCCGAAGGTCATCAATTGATATCGACCAAACAGCATGTTCGCCAACATCAATCCCGATTGTCCTTAAGTGTTGAATTTGCGCTGCTATCTCTGTAAATGGATCAAGTGTAACTGCACATATTTGTTTATGCTCGAATTCTTTGCTTGAAATGCTGCAAATTTTATTATGCGAACTATCAAAAATATCGACTTCTTCTTGACTTTCTAAATATTTAAAGAACCTACTGCCTTGCTCCACAGGCTTAAGAACCAAGTTCTTTATGGAATCAATATATGAAGGAAAGTCTAAGGCAGGAGAAGTATATGTAAAGGCCCCTGCTTTCACTTCAATTACAAATAGACAATCATCGTAAAGCATGAGTCCGTCTGTTTCGCACCATTCTTTCTTTCTTTCGGAGCTGGTATACCATTTATAATAGACAGACTGATAAGCCTGTGCGCTTGGTAGTAAGGTCTTTAGATACTTAAAAGGCAGTTGTTCCGAGACCTGCTTTTGTTTTTCGTTCCATTCCTCGCGATAATCTGGTTTGATACGACAAATTGTCTTCTGCAAAACTCGATAAAGATTGTCTAATAAACTGTACAACTCAAAACAATAGTAACGTCCGTCTAGCTTGATGAAGGGCCGTTTAAAAATAGGCCATATACGTAGTGGCCACCCTTTGAAATTGCCTTCCGAGAGAAACTCTACATCCTGACCTTGCGTCCATGAAAGCTCATCGAGCAATTTACTGGGAAGGTTTGTGACTTTTTCAATGTCAAAAAGATCTAACCCCAATAAACTTCCGAATATCCTATCCTTCCACTTTTCCCAACGATTTTCCTTTATCACGTTGGACATCAAATCGGGAAGAGAAGCTTCGGCTAATTTTTCTGCGGTAGAAGCTTTCGACTCTAAAGCATCGATACTTACGCGTTGAAACTCTTGGCATTCAGCGAGAGCCTCGAATAGGCCTCTCGTTAGCGCGTGCTGAATTTTCAAAACATCATCGATGATCTGTTCAGAGGTAATCCCAAACAATTCAATCAAGACATCTGAGTGAGGTGAGAGAAGATCCTGTAGGTGACTTCTTTGATGGAATAAATATCGGTTTCCACGAACGTTGCACCAATAGAGCTGTGCCCTGTAATGATATTCTTCAAATTCTTCATCTATATTAGATGACCGTGAACGCTTAAACGCAGTAAGGCACATTTGATATTCCATGTTTAACTGATCAAATAGATCACTTACTGAGTTTCTTAGATGGGTGTATTCTGCTTCTGTTAAGTCTTCGATGTTGCCTTTATTAGGAGAAGCGGAGGCAATTATACTTTGAACATAATCTAGCATTCTTAATGATACAGCAGCGTTGTGGTCTACATCGACTTCGCTCTGCTTATTAAGATGATTTACAGCCATATCCCAATAGGCCCGCTGGAGCAGGAGCGTCGGATCAAATTTGATAATTTTTTTGACGATGGCTGAAATTTTGGCATCTATCTCTCGGCAAACTATCGGAAAGCGATTGACCAGTTTGGCTTGCACTTCGGTCAACTCTTCTGGCGTTAGGTTACTTCGGAATACATTTAGTTTGCCAAAACGTGCGATCTCAAACGGACCGTAAGAATAGTGCTCATCGGGCTCTACTGCTTTCCTTATTTTCCGTTTCTTATTTTTTGATCGGCTTTTCTTCCCCATTTCTCTCAATCCATCCGTCAGGCTTTGAGCTTACTACTAACCTTAAGTGGTCTGAAGTCAGATTATGCTCTTTGTGGTCATCTTATGTGAGTTTCTATGGTTTTTGATTCCATCTTGCTCTTGCCAACTGCGGGAAGATATCCGTGTTTTGCATTACAAATCATAAGCAGCTTTTCTGTCAAATGCAATAACTGATTTGTTTTACAGGGATTCTTCGATCTCAGGCCGAGGTCGCTACTTGAAGATGGCCCAGGAATTGCGCAGTGCGGTGATCCCGAAAATCGCTCGCAGGCGCCAGTATGTCGACGCCACGGGGACTTGGCCCATACACAACATATGGTATAGCCCCGGACGCCCAGAAAAGTTCACCTTCCTTGCCAAACCTGAACGTATTGGTCCTTCATTTCGGTAAAGCATTCTTCCGCAAGTCTTTGATTTGTGTGACTCTTGGGGACGTGCATGCTTTTATACCTTTGTCCTCCAACCAAACCAAATCCATATTCTTTTTCAATCGCTTCAGCCCGTTTGGGCAAGCGACTTGCCGCCGGTTGAGTGATCTTTCGTCTTCCGTCAATGTCGGTGGCGGTCACCTCAAGGTCTCGATGCGCCCAAGAGCAAAGGAGCGCGCCCGATCTTTGATCGTTTGCGGCGATTTACCGAATGCCGTCACTTCCTTGGGGGTCATACCCATCGTTTCGGCCATTCTAATATGAACTGCCAATGAATTCCTTTTTAAAAGCAGCCCCTACAACGACGTTCGGATTTTCCCGATCCGTTTCCCATTGCGCAGGGTTATTGGCGATGTATTCCCTGATGCGGTTCAATTCCTCGTCGTCGCGGATGATGTGTTCGTAATAATTGCGCTGCCATATTCTGACGCCGGGAGTGTCGCGCAGATGGTTGATGCGTTTGGTGGATACCGTTTTGAAGGCGCCGACCAACCGACCGATGGGTTTGCGGTTTTTCGTAGGGGCGGTTCGGGAACCGCCCTTAAAGACGTCGGTAATAACGATAATCCCGTGCAAACGATTGGGCATGATGACCCATTCATCCAATTCCGCATAACCGTGTCGTATCGCCAGCCATTCCCACGATTCTGCAACCTTTTGGCCGAAATCGTTCAATATCGTTCTTCCGTCCATGGCGTCCCCGAACAGACATTCCCGGTTCCAGGCGCAAATGGTCACGAAATACACCCCGGCTCGAGAATAATCGTATCCGTGCAATCGGATGGATCGGCGGTTATGTCGCATCAATTTCCATTGCGAGGGCGGTTCGCGAACCGCCCCTACAGGCTGGTTACGCTGAAGGGGGAAGGCTTCGTATCTCTGCTAAAAAATAGCAGTTTTCGTGCCAAATGCAATAACAAGTTTATTTTACTTGGATTCTTCGATTTCTGGCTTAGGTCGATACCTGGATGCTGCGCAGAAATTGGGCAATCGCCGGCCCTACATTGCTCAAAAAT harbors:
- a CDS encoding transposase — encoded protein: MRHNRRSIRLHGYDYSRAGVYFVTICAWNRECLFGDAMDGRTILNDFGQKVAESWEWLAIRHGYAELDEWVIMPNRLHGIIVITDVFKGGSRTAPTKNRKPIGRLVGAFKTVSTKRINHLRDTPGVRIWQRNYYEHIIRDDEELNRIREYIANNPAQWETDRENPNVVVGAAFKKEFIGSSY
- a CDS encoding SEC-C domain-containing protein; this encodes MPTRLREIIYFLNATNLKGRRKVASMLLNYGQDWRDIITSEIDNSLSAQRLTGKPKPFSTYGETRITLFSWQEGILNRDLALALEHTKAAMLVTNDSDRLLLEVFFENTGAMKGIDFKFLSLESLGEYELRKLRPVAETLRKNRIEKVKKDGGKIGRNAPCPCGSGKKYKKCCLISVSQPH
- a CDS encoding transposase gives rise to the protein MPHFTPTHASWLNQVEIWFSILSRQAIKGANFTSPQDVRNAIDRFIAVYNRDAAPFEWRKRSVHSVGLKKKYKDLCN